The genomic region AAGTGCCCTCCCCTGAAAACAGACTAGAAGGGAATGAGGTTTGGGGCAGGGGGACTGGGGAACAAACACATCCTTCAGGGGCTCAGCTGTAGAGAGGAGGGGCCAGGGGCAAGGCTTGGGGGCCTCAGTGGGCTGAGTTGGCAGGAAGAGGCCCTGGGCCCAGACCCCGCCTACACTACCACCCTCTAACTGCCCCCCTTCCCTGCTGCCCCACCTCACAGCACTCCATGGCACTGCCCAGGTGGCCCAGCAGGCGATACGCCACAGCCATGTGGTACTGGCTCATGGCCCGGTACTTGAGGCTCCAGCCTTTGCCATAGTCGTTGACGAGCTCTGCAGCCTTGCAGGGGAAGAACAGGGCTTTCTCGTAGtcctgcaggggacacaggcagggggtgggatgggagggggcaCACTGAGTGGCAGGAGCTGCCCCTAAGAGGAGCGCTCCACTgcgtgttcattcattcattcattcattctggtgTCCAGGGAAAGCGTgatccagacagagggaacagccagtgcaaaggtgtGGGCTCCATGAACACAGGGGTTTTCATCTGGTTTGCCGATGTATGGCAAGAgcctagcacagttcctggcacttagtagatgcacagtaagtatttattgaatgaatgaatgaacgaatgaatgagaaggaagaaaatacagttgGCTTCTCCTCTCACCCAGTCCCAGTTGGGCCCCTCGGCTTCAGAGACACACAgaagggtggtggtggggatatCAGAGCCCACTCCAACCCCACTGGAGTTTGCCTCCTGGCACCCAGTCATCACTGAATGTTCGGTGACTGCCAGCACAGTCAGCTCAAATAACATTGGGACAGACTCACTGAGGCAAAGAAATCATCCTCTCaccctttctttctcctcaagCTTCCAAATGTCTTCTCAACCTGTCCATTATGAGGGCATGAGCTCACCTTATGCACcattaagaaaacagaagagggacttccccggtggcgcagtggttaagaatccgcctgccaatgcaggggccctggtccaggaagatcccacatgccgcagagcaactaagcccgtgcaccacaactactgagcccgcacgccacaactacttagcctgtgcgccacaactactgaagcccgcgcgcctagagcccgtgctccacaacaagagaagccactgcaatgagaagcctgcgcaccacaacgaagagtagcccccgctcgctgcaactagagaaagcccgcgtgaagcaacgaagacccaacgcagccataaataaataaataaataaataaataattttttaaaaagagaagaaaatcagagAGGGGCTCCCTTATCCACCTTATCCGTCAAACCCACCAGATCTGTTCCCGCTCTGCCTCCTTCCTGCTACTCCCTGCTCCTATCAAATTAAATATGACCCCCCTCCATGTGGGCTCTGGAACCCCCCTCCCCAGTCTCTTTCTACTGAATCATTCCTATCAATGTAAAACCACAGCCTGGCATTTCTTAtctcatttgaaaacaaaaacaaaaataaaaatcaaataaccttCTTTGACCTCATGTCCCATTTAGCTACAGCCccacttctctgttcttttttgtagAAAAcctatttgaattttaatttaatatctaACAAGTTAATATGACCAAAAGAGAACTCTCAGTAACCCTAATAAAAATCTGTTCCTAACCTACTTAATTTGTACTATgtactttttattaattaatttattatttatttatttatttttggctgcatcgggtcttagctgtggcacgtgggatcctcgtTGGCGCATGCGGACTCTCGGTTGCGGCACGCATGCGGGaactagctccccgaccagggatcgaacccgggggcCCCCGcgctgggagcacggagtctcacctggaccaccagggaagtccctactatgTACTTTTTAATTTGAAGCCATGTAAATGTTttacagactttaaaatattaaatttaattttaaaaaccctaaaaatagaaaatggaaacaaatgacCTTAACTGTATatcattatattaatattataatcaaTTCTAATCAtaagtatataagtatatattataatacaatcaaggtatattataatattatatcatAGTATATTATGattgttttataatatatattaatatattatatattatatatgttatatattaatatagccatACAGAAAAGTTATTATTTCAAAGGACCTTAAAATATATACTTGAACAGTTCAGCCATAGTGGGTTAtattataaagacaaaagaatggcAAAGAAATCAAACCTCAttcgtcattttttttttttttttttgagtaagacAATATTGGTGTtgtcttttgaaattattttatgtactttgtaggataaagtaaatatttagaaaccaagattttcagtctaagagaaaagagaatcaaGTCTGAAATGAATCAAGGAAAATCCTGAAACATTGGatttgaattggaaatatcagTATGAAGTCCAGTTGTCCTCACAACGGGAGAGATTTAGTAGCAACAACAACCCAGTAGCCACGAGCATCCTGAGAGCCCACGTTTGGTCTTTAAATACCATTTCCTACTAAAAAAGGACCCAGAGGAATGGCTGGCTCCAGGTTTGGAGCAGGAAATAGAGTGGGCCCTCTGTATTCGAGGGTTCCACATCCTTGAACTCAACCAACCGAGGGTTGaaaatgttgggggaaaaaaatccagaaagttccgaaaaagcaaaacttgaatttgccacacaccagtttatatttacatagcatttacattgtattaggtattgtaaATAAAGATGATTTGAAGTATGGGGTGGAGGGAATGTATGTAGAttttatgcaaatactacaccattttatataggaGACTTGAGCATTCCCGGATTTTGGTGTCCtgggggatcctggaaccaatcctccgcagataccaagggacgacAGTACACAAAATGAGTGTGGGACAGGCTATTGTGCCAGAAAACAAGAATGCTTTCTTCAAAGACTAAATGAAGTCtcgtcaaaaggacacaggagccataTTGAAGAGAATTCCACTGACTAAAATTAAGATAATATGAGCATCAAAAGGAACAATGATTGCAACTGACTGACGAgtactgaatatttttttaaatccatgatTTCACAACGATACTCCAAAAAGAGGAAGCAAAACAAGTAAGTGTGATCATTGAAGGCAACTATCACATCAACTCATTATTCTGGAAAGTGGTAattaaaggaaagggaaaaagtatTTATTCTGCCTTTCCATAAGGAACTGTATTTCAGAGTAATCAACTAGCTCCAATTAATGAGGGAAAGTTCTTCCTTATAGAAAAATCCCAGCTAATAATTGCAGAAGGCATGATAGAACTTGGAAATCACCATTTCATGAGAGttgaaatgaaataattgattcaggcaaCAAACATCAATGGATGCTCAAACCATTACGGAAAATGTTGTTGCAGAACTGAATATTCACAGCCAAAGTGTCACCCCACAAGTTAACCTACTGGTCGTGAAAGGAAGACGGCAAAGCTGAAAACAGTGGGATCAGGTGGTCACTCCCTTAACTACCGATATGATGTAATATGAAGCACACAGCCTCGCTTGTATAGTATTCTCACCAAAAATGCGTGACCTAAATCTTACCAAGTCATTATGTAAGTTCTAGTTCATAGAGAGTAATGGAGACAAAGAAACAACTTACATGACTCCTTGAGGAAGCAATGAGACAAAGAGATGGAACATTCTACAAGGCAATTAATCCGGCTTCTTCAATAAACCATGGAAAATAAAGGGAAGGGTAGGAATTTTCCATAGAAAGAGGCTTGGGAGACATAATAACCACTGCAATGTGTGGTTCTTGTTTGTGTTCCAATTCAAACAAGCCGAGCATAAAGGCATATTTTCAGGATAAGTAGAGAAATTTAAGAGATAATTGTTCACTGTGGTGTGTGTGATAAATAGTATTGTGATTATGTAAGAAAGTGTCCTTATATCAgaaaatggtcttttttttttttttttccagaaatgcaTACAGAATTACTTCGGGGTAAAATATCATGATGTCTATAATTTTGTATCACAACACTTCAGTGAAAAATATGTAAgtcaaatatggcaaaatattaataatcGTTAAATCTAAGTAGTGGGTATATGGagattcattatattattctctctGCTTTCCTGCACGGTTAATTTTCTTCATAATAAAAAAGGTTATAAAACACCCCTATCCCTCTCCAATCCTACTGCATCTCACTGAATGGCTTCCCCATACATCTAGTTGCTGAAAACAAAATCGTCAGTGTGGTCGTGGATGACTCTCACTACCTCATACTTCCACCTCTGATCCCTCAGCATTTACACTCTCCAGGATTTGTAAagcaactactatgtgccaggcactaacaTCCCCCACGGGCCAAGCACAGCCTACATGCCTAGGGGGAAAGAGAGCAAATGCTCAGGACCAAAAGCCTGAGGTCACTGACCCCATCAGTTTCTTCCCAATCTGCCATCTCTCCTCCCCCTTACCTCTCTGACCCCACCACCGCCTACCTTCTTCTCACACACCTGCTGCAGCCATGCTGGCCTCCATCCTTCCTGGAACATACTGGGTAAGGTCCCCCAAGGGTAGAGCTGTGCTTTAACTgttccctctttcattcttttgccaGATTTCTGCATAGCTCACCCTCTCATCTCCTCCAAGTCATCAGACATCACCTCTACAAGGCCTTCCATCCACCCTGTTTGAAATTGCAACACGTCATCCTCAGCACTTCCAACCCCCTTTCCCTGCTCGCCTTTTTCCTAGGCACTTTCCACCATGCTGTATACTTGATTTGCTGATtgcatttatttgtctttctcccccAGCTAGAATGCAAGGTTCATGAACCCAGGGACTTGTCTGTTGTTTTCACTGTTGCACCCTAGGCCAACAGTGCCTGGGATATCATAGATGCTCAGtacatatttgatgaatgaatccTTACAACCACGCTGTAAGGTGGGTTCCATTCTCCTTCATTTCATAGGTTCAGAGAGGAgcggtgacttgcccaagatcacatagcaaACACGTGGCAGTACAGGTTCACGGCCTGTCCTCACATAGGAGCTTCCCATCCCCCCAGGAAGTCAGACAGATCAAggcttgaattctggctctgcccccTGGCCATGTCTTTACGTCCTGGCTGTCTTTTCCCTCCCAGGCTTCCGTCTGCCTCATCCCTACCTAAATGGGAGGACTGAACGAGGTGATGCAACAGGGAGCGTGGCTCACGGGAGACTCTCAGGGAGCCCGAGCCTCTACCGCCCTCCCTGGGGGACCGGGCCCACCTTGACCTGGGCGTAGAAGCTTCCCAGGCTGCAACAGACACGGCACTCGAGCATGGTGTCATCGTTGTTGTGGGCATAGCGCAGGGCCTTCTCGAAGCTCTCCAGGGCCTTCTGGAAgaggctgaggcccaggaaggCGTTGCCCATGCTCAGGCTGACCTGGCCTCCGAGCTGGGTGGCTGCCCTGGTGCCGGGCAGGCCGAGGCAGGTCTTGCAGTAGGAGATGGTCTTGTGAAACTCGCACAGCTTCTCGTTGCTGCGCGCCAGGTTCAGGTAGCTCTCCAGGAGGAAGTCGGCATCCTCCAGCTCCCGAGCCGTGTCGATCTGTACCACAGCAAACTGCCCGCCAGGGTGGCAGGCCGGGAGCGTCAGCCTGGACCCTGAGCCTTGGACCCGAGCCTCCGTCCCTCCAAGCCTCACAGCCCAAAGCCTCAGGCCCAGAGCGTCCACCCCCGGCCTCAGATGCGTTCCCTGCTCCCCAGTCCCAGAAGCCCCAGAAGCTGCAGCCCAGGAGCCTCCACCTCCCAAACCCAGACCCACAGCTTTCACCTCTCCATCCTGAGCCTAGGTCTGCAGTCTCCACCACCCACCCGTCCCCAGCCTCAAACCTGGAGCCAGCGCCCCCTAGGCTCAGACTCAGAACCCCAAACAGGAAGGCTGGAACCTCGACTCTGAGACCTGGCCTTCAGCTCCCCGAAACCCTGAGGCTGAGAACCTCAGTCTCAGAGCTTCAAACACCAGAGCTCAAGGCCACAGGCCCAAATCCAAAGCCAAGACCCAGTGGGTTCAGAGCCTCAGGCCCCAGCCACTAGCCTGTGGGATACAGGGGAGCCTGAGGAGGCGGGAGGGGGGCTGGGAGGCCTGGGAGAAATCCCGCCCCGGCCCCACCCTCCCAGTCCGGCCGCAGCGCTCCCACCTTCAGCATCTCCTTATAGCGGCCCATCTCCGAGTGGGCCGTGACCAGGCAGCCCAGCACGCGGAAACGCCCCACGAGGTCCGAGCTCTTCTCCAGCACCTTCGTCCACACCTGCAGCGCCTTCTCTGTCTGGTTAGACTGGTATAGCTGGAGCCCCTTCGCGATCTGCTGCTTCGTCTGGTCCTGCCCCATCCTCCCAGCGCCCCGAGCCCCCTCCAGAGAGACCCTGGTGGCTCCGTGCCTCTAGACACTCATGGCGGGGGGCCCACAGCGCCAGCTGCCCACCGAGCCCCCAGAAGGAGCAGGGCCTGGATGGAGAGCAGGCGCCACCCTGCGAACAAAGCTGGTCCGGCCGCTGTCCGCAGCTGTCCCTGCCAGTTGGGGCCACGTGGCCGCCAAGGAATGTCAGCCACAAGGTTACGCGGGGCCTCTGCCACACCCACCCCCGAGCTGGGAGGAAGGTGCCTGCCCCCCAGGCATCCCCTTGGGCGTCTCTTCAGCACCTCTGACACTGGCCCTGAGCCTCCTGGCAGGGCAGGTCCTCCCGCAGCCTTGCCAAGGAGCCGCCTCCAGGGGTGGGCTGAGAgctggaagaagcagggatgagGCTGGGCACACAGGCAGCAGGGAGGCTGGGGCCTCTCCCCATCACAACCTTCCCCCCAGATCCACCGACCCCAGGCTCTGTTCCTGTGAGTCACTGGGCGCCGAGGTCCCTTACCCGTGCACATGCCCACACCATCCCAACGTGTCCTAACTCACAGTCCGACCCCAGCCAACAAGTcgttcacctctctgggcctcagtttcctcatctgtaaaatgaggctgtaATAGGCTAATAAACCCTAACCCACAGGCTTGCCATGAGCAACACAGTGTGGTGGGTAACAGCGTGGACCCTGGAGCCGGGCTGCCagggtttgaattctgactccGCCGTTTATTATCTGTATGGGCAGCGTGACTTTGGGCAGGAGAATAATGGTTCCTActttactggattttttttttttttaagatttctttctttttgatgtggaccattttttaaagtctttattgaatttgttacaatattgcttctgttttatgttttggctttttgccCACGAGccatgtgggaccttagctctctgaccagggatcgaacccatactccctgcattggaaggcgaagtcttaaccactggactgcagggaagtccctttactgGACTGCTGGAACTAAATGACTTAGTAATTGACAaggacttagaacagtgcctgacacacaggaaACACTATGTGACAATAAGCAAGAGGTTATCTAGAGCTGCGTCCGTATGCTCCATGGCAAACTGCCCATGAGGAACGGAAGTTGCTCTttgaaggtttaaaaaatacccaattCCAATCCCAGTCCCAGTTTGAAAGGGTCCCTTACAATGAGTTTTAATGCCAGACACAGTGGAGAAGGGCAAAGTCTTATATAGGGAGCAGACCAGTGAAGTACTGGGGCTCATGGGGTTGAGAGAGGCTCCTGCCATCCCCACCAGCTTGACTCACcccatctttctcttccttctctgcaaACCAGACTCCTTCATGCCCCAGGGCAAATTTGTCCTTTCAGAGTGgacagtggcttttagtatacaagcatacctcgttttattgcactttgcagatatttcgTTTTTTACAAATAGAAGATTTGTGGCAAACCAGCgtcgagcaagtctatcggcaccatttttccaacaacatatGCTCACCtcttgtctctgtgtcacattttggcaattctcTTTTGGCAATTCTCATAATATTTCAAGCTctttcattattattgtgtttCTTATGGTGAGGtgtaatcagtgatctttgatgttattactatgactcactgaaggctcagaggatggttagcatttttagcaataaaagattttttagtTTAGGTCtgaacattgtttttttagacataatgctattgcacacttaatagactgcaATATAGCACAGACGTAAATTTTaggtgcactgggaaaccaaaaaattcatgtgacttgctttattgtgatgttcgctttactgtggtggtctggGACCAAACCTGCAGTATTTTCGAGGTGTGCCTGTATTCACAAATTTGTGCATTGATCAGCACTAAtatcagaacatttttatcaccctgaAAAGAAGTCCTGTGCTCATTAGCAGTCACCCCCCATTCCTTCGTGTTATGGGGTGCTGAATTGTGCCCCCGTTCATATGTTGGTGTTGATATGTAGACCGCACCCCCCAACCTCGGAATGTGACCTACTGGAGACActatctttttttggctgtgccacctggcttgtgggattttagttccctgaccagggatcgaacccgggccctctgcagtgagagtgaggagtcctaactactggaccgccagggaattccctggagacaccatctttaaaaaggtaaaatgaggtcattagagggggccctgatccaatatgactagtgtcatAAGAAGAGATCAGGATATAGacacacagaggaggaaaaagagggtcaccaacaagccaaggagagaggcctcagaatgaaaccaACCCATTTAACACCTTGATctctgacttctggcctccagaaccgtgagaaaataaatttctattgtttaagccctCCAGTCTGTTGCACAGTGTTATGGTAGCCTGAGCAAACGAATACACCCTGCAACCACAATCTACTTTCTATGGacttgtctattctggacatttcatataaatggaatcatacaacatatggccttttgtgactggcttctttcactcaacataatgtttttaaggttcatctatattgtagcatgaatcagaacttcattcctttttatgactgaatagtattcATTGTACACTAcaccattttgtttatccattcattagtcaatggacatttgggttgtttccctttttggttattatgaataaggatgctataaacattcatgtacaagttttcatgtggacatatgttttcatatctcttgggtatatacctaggagtggaattgctgggtcataggtaaCTCTGTGTTCAACTTGTGAGGAACTGCCAACCTGtttgccccagggcctttgccccTCGTggtccctttcctcctccctacCCTGACATTCTGCCCAGTTAAGTCCTAGTTGGGGTGGATCAGCTTATTACACTCATAGAGAATTACATTCCATTCTGATACAAGATTTATCATATTCATTAATGAGGTTATTGGCTTATTGTCTGTTTCCCCCACTCAGATGTGTGGGCAGGGACTGCATCTCATTCATCACTGACTATGTCTCCAGAGCAAGACCTGGCACGCAGTGGCCACTCAATAAATACGTTaaattaatggggaaaaaaaggggagaagtgaaagtttaattttgaaatttaaagcaACCGCTCCAGGCTTACAGCCGATCTGCCATGTCTGCCTCATCCTGGGGAAACTGAGTAGAGGCAGAGATGACTTCCTGTTTACTGCGAGCAAAATGGGTCCAGAGTGGGGCAATCTGGGGCGGGGGTGCATGCTCAGCATAGGTAGAGGGGATGCAGGAGTAGGCCCTTGGGACTCGACAAGGATACCGGGACGCCCCCAGGGGAAGTGCTCTTGAACCGGGACCACAGGAAGCTGGGAAAGCGGGGGACAGTCGGGGAGCCACTGGCACAGGAGAGTTGGCTGGGATCTTCCTCTCAGCTGGGAAGGTGGGTCCTGGGTTGAAGTTAACCTCCAGAGGGGAAGGAAGCTGGGCGCACAGGGCAAGTGCTGAAGAGCCAGCAGATTCTCTCCCATTTGTAGACCAGATATAGTCCAGCCACGAGTTCGAGTCGAGTCTTTGACagcagggaagggaggtgggcaGTTTGCCTCAGCATCCCAAAG from Eubalaena glacialis isolate mEubGla1 chromosome 10, mEubGla1.1.hap2.+ XY, whole genome shotgun sequence harbors:
- the RAPSN gene encoding 43 kDa receptor-associated protein of the synapse isoform X2, translated to MGQDQTKQQIAKGLQLYQSNQTEKALQVWTKVLEKSSDLVGRFRVLGCLVTAHSEMGRYKEMLKFAVVQIDTARELEDADFLLESYLNLARSNEKLCEFHKTISYCKTCLGLPGTRAATQLGGQVSLSMGNAFLGLSLFQKALESFEKALRYAHNNDDTMLECRVCCSLGSFYAQVKDYEKALFFPCKAAELVNDYGKGWSLKYRAMSQYHMAVAYRLLGHLGSAMECCEESMKIALQHGDRPLQALCLLCFADIHRSRGDLELGQLKLHCLSESIYRSRGLQRELRAHVVRFHECVEETELYCGLCGESIGEKNSRLQALPCSHIFHLRCLQNNGTRSCPNCHRSSMKPGFV
- the RAPSN gene encoding 43 kDa receptor-associated protein of the synapse isoform X1 is translated as MGQDQTKQQIAKGLQLYQSNQTEKALQVWTKVLEKSSDLVGRFRVLGCLVTAHSEMGRYKEMLKFAVVQIDTARELEDADFLLESYLNLARSNEKLCEFHKTISYCKTCLGLPGTRAATQLGGQVSLSMGNAFLGLSLFQKALESFEKALRYAHNNDDTMLECRVCCSLGSFYAQVKDYEKALFFPCKAAELVNDYGKGWSLKYRAMSQYHMAVAYRLLGHLGSAMECCEESMKIALQHGDRPLQALCLLCFADIHRSRGDLETAFPRYDSAMSIMTEIGNRLGQVQVLLGVAKCWVARKALDKALDAIERAQDLAEEVGNKLGQLKLHCLSESIYRSRGLQRELRAHVVRFHECVEETELYCGLCGESIGEKNSRLQALPCSHIFHLRCLQNNGTRSCPNCHRSSMKPGFV